The region CTGCTGGAGAAGCCGGTTACCCAGACGGTCGCCGAGGCCGACGAGTTGATCCGCATGGCTGCAGAACGCCACCTGATTTTTCAGGTCGGGCATCTGGAGCGCTTTAACCCGGCCATTCTGGCTCTTCGGGGGGTATTGAAGAACCCTCTCTTCATCGAATCGCACCGTCTTGCCCCCTTCAAGCCGCGTGGCACAGATGTCAACGTGGTTCTTGATCTCATGATTCATGATATCGACATCATTTTGAACATGGTGCCTTCGACGGTCAAAGTGGTCAATTCGGTCGGCGTTCCGGTTCTCTCGAACGAGGTCGACATCGCCAACGCCCGTCTGCAGTTCGAAAACGGCTGTGTTGCCAATGTCACCGCCAGCCGTGCCAG is a window of Desulfuromonadales bacterium DNA encoding:
- a CDS encoding Gfo/Idh/MocA family oxidoreductase, which encodes MSRLRAGVIGVGYLGRFHAQKYAALENVDLVGIADVSRERAEEVAAEVGTTAFTDYRELLAQVDLVSIVVPTQHHFPVAKECLEAGCHILLEKPVTQTVAEADELIRMAAERHLIFQVGHLERFNPAILALRGVLKNPLFIESHRLAPFKPRGTDVNVVLDLMIHDIDIILNMVPSTVKVVNSVGVPVLSNEVDIANARLQFENGCVANVTASRA